GCGCTTTGTCACCGGCAAACCCATCAAGTTTGCCGGCGTCAGCGAAAAGCTGGACGGATTGGAACCCTTCCATCCCGAGCGCATGGCTTCGCGCATTCTCGGCATGGGCGATGTGCTCTCGCTCATCGAGGAAGTGCAGCGCGGAGTGGATCAGGAAGAAGCGAAAAAACTTGCGCAGAAAGTCAAGCAGGGCAAGGGTTTTGACTTGGAAGACTTCAAGGCGCAAATCCAACAGATGCGGAAAATGGGGGGGTTAGCCAAGCTCGTCGACAAACTGCCCGGGGAAATGGGGCAAATGGCGCAAAACGCGCAGATGGATGAAAAAACGATTCGCCGCGTCGAGGGCATCATCAATTCCATGACCCCGCAAGAGCGGGCCAAACCGGAAATCCTCAAGGCCTCGCGCAAACGACGCATTGCCGCCGGCGCCGGGGTGACAGTGCAGGAAGTAAATCGCCTGCTCAACCAGTTCGAGCAAGTGCAGAAGATGATGAAAATGATGTCAAAGGGCGGGATGGGAAAGATGATGAGGGGCATGAAAGGCATGTTTCCGGGCATGCGTTAGAGATGCCGGGACTGGCCCGGCGGGCCAGTGAGAAAGGCAAATTGTTTCTATCTCAACCGGGATTTGCCTGCCAAACCTCAGCGGCGCAAAAAGGGGGCAATCAAGAGCAGATTTTACCTTCCTAAACAGCCGCCCTTTTATTCGGCGGCGTGTTTTTCAACCACGTATAGAACCGAATTGCGAGCTATGCCGTGTTTGTCGAAAGCAGCTGCGCCAAAGTGCTCCACGGTGTAAAAATGCACCGTGAAGCCCGCTTTTTTGCAGTCTTGTCACCAAGCCGTTTTCTCCCGCGCGGGAATACTGTCTCAGGTGATCGTCCTGGCCGAAATATTTCCAGCGGCCCTCCGGCGAGGTGATAGAGGTATCTTCATGGGTGTCTTGCAGCACAGTGATGATAGGCACCATGACGATGCCGAATCCACCAGGTTTTAAAATTCGGTGCAGCTCGCGCATGGCTTTTTGGTCGTCAGGCACATGTTCCAAAATGTGCGAACAGAGAAACATGTCAATCGAGTCGTTTGCATAAAGCGCCATGTCAGTGATGTCGACCCGATCATCGGCGGTTTTGCGGTGCAGGTCGGCGCTGCGGTAATCGAGTGAGGAGCACGTCCGCAGCTTTCTGGATAGCGGCAATGAGGGTGCGAAATCCACGAATTTGTAAACTTTGTCCTGTTTCAAGGTCTGGAATCTCTCCTCGAGGAAAAGCGCATACAGCCGG
This portion of the Burkholderiales bacterium genome encodes:
- a CDS encoding methyltransferase domain-containing protein, whose protein sequence is MKQDKVYKFVDFAPSLPLSRKLRTCSSLDYRSADLHRKTADDRVDITDMALYANDSIDMFLCSHILEHVPDDQKAMRELHRILKPGGFGIVMVPIITVLQDTHEDTSITSPEGRWKYFGQDDHLRQYSRAGENGLVTRLQKSGLHGAFLHRGALWRSCFRQTRHSSQFGSIRG